ACACGACTGCGAGAAATACCGAGCCCGCAGGACGCAAGAAAAAATTCGTTTTTGGCTTCCCGACGTCTATCTCTTCACTAAGCCGAGCGAATGCCTGGTTAGCCCACCCCTGATCACCGGAAGATACCCTAAGTGTCACCGGATCCAGCGCCCAGTTCCAATTGAATTCAATCTCGAGCGCTTCACCCCGGGACAGGCTCGGGAAATCCCCACTGAGCCTAATGTTTGTTACGCGCCTCCTATCCATCTCTTCGAGCACTTCGTCCACGGGGCCGGAGATCGAAGCACCGCCATGGTCAATACGAATAGTAACACCGAACTCTGAATCGTATTGCCTACGCCTCTCTTCTTTATAGTCCAACGACGCCTTAGAATCCGCTCGTATGCCGTATGTGGAGTCGTAAAGCTCGTCAAACTCAGAAGCGAACGCTTTTCTGCGATCAGCAATCAGGCTCTCCACGAGCCTGCCGAGTCGCTTCAAATCTCTTCCGCTTCCAGACCACGAGTGCCAACGGCGCTTGAGGTCTGTCCGACGGGTTATCTTCGCCAACCGCGTACCCTCCAACTGCCCATCGGGCCTCAACACAGCGTCCGGATATGTTACAGAAGCCATTGCCGAATCCGGCTCTACGGGATCAAGGCGCGCCGCCTGCGGCAGCGCGCGGCTGGGCGGTTCCCACGTTGGCACCGACTTCCCGCATCACGGCACGCCGGGCTCCCGCTTCGCTCCGCCCGTCGGCCGTGCGCGGAGTCGGTGCACGTGGACCGGAGGCGGCGCATGGGGGTGACGAGCTGGATGCCGAGGAGGCTCGGAGGTCAACCGGTCGGGACGATCGCGCGGTTACCCGGCTAGCGTGGGCTGGGCACGGCGATCGGCTGCCGCGACGGCTTCGCCGCCTTGCCAACGGATCATGTGACTGGCCGGGGCAAGGGCACCGGAAGCGGCGTGGCGCGGACTGCGGACTCCTCGCGGACTGAGGGTGCGACGCAGTGGCGGCTGAGGGATGGTCTGCGCTGGTCACGGGGTACGGGACACTGTGTGCGCCACGGGCCTTCCTAAACCGTGTGTCGCAGGTTCGAATCCTGCCGGGGGCACTCACCTTTCGCCGGGTGAATCAAGCCCTGAGCAGCGGCAACGCGCTCGGGGCTTGATCTTTTCCGTCAGTCGCCATCGGCTGGAATCTGCCCCCATCTGCCACCCTCCGCGAAACCACTGCGAAACGGCCGGCAGCCTCACGTTCCGAGCGGGACGGACTGCCACTGCTCCTGCAGGGTGCCGACCTCCAGGCCGTTCTCATCGAGCGCGTTGAACACGCACAGGCGGTCGCGCCCGAAGGTGAAGCCGACCGCGATCGACCCGTTGGCCATATCGCTCCCGGTCCAGACGAGGAACTCGACCGCCTGAACCGTGCGGCCACGCAAAGCGACCAGGTCGGGACGAGCGGTGTTCCGCCAGGCGAGTTGGAAGTTGTCGGATGTGGGCCAGATGACCGGCTTGGCGGGGTCTGCCGAGTTCCAGGTGATCGAGAGGTCGTCGAACTTTTGGTGGTTGATCTCGATCTGCTCACCTTCGAAGTCGAGCAGGACCGGGCAGTCAGCCCACCACTCGCCATGCTCCAGGTCCCAGACCAGCCACGCGTCGGTGAGCCGCCGACCGATCAGGGCACGCATGCGAGCCGCATGCGTCATCGCGTCGGCGAGTCCATTGCCCCAGGCCGGACGGTACCCCTCGATTCCGAAGTCGAACATGGTCGCATCATGCCCTTCACGTGCTGCGACAGCGAGGACGAGTTCGACGGCTTCGGGTGGGGACGATCGTTGCGCGGCTTGCTTGGGCTGGGTGCGGCAATTGGTTGCCGCGTCGGTTGCGCGGCCTTGTCGACGAGGCTGGTGGGCGTAGGTCCGTGGGGCGGTGGGACTCGAGGAGGGTGCCTTGGTCGGCACAGTTGCACGGACGGTGTGGCAGGCGCTCCGGAGCGGCACGGCCCTCGGAGTGTTCCTCCGAGGGCCGTGCTTTCGACCGCCACTGCCTTGGATCGACGTCGGGTCAGCCGGAGGTCCAGCGTTGGTTCGGGGCGCCGGTGCAAGTCCAGAGTTGGACCTTTGTGCCGTTGGTGGTGCCGGCGCCGGAGACGTCCAGGCACAGGCCTGATTGGGGGCTGGTGATGGTGCCGTCGGGGTTGAAGCGCCATTGCTGGTTGCTTTGGCCGTTGCAGTTCCAGATCACCACCGGGGTGCCGTTGGTCGTGCCCTGGCCGGAGGCGTCGGCGCAGCGTTGGTTGCTGCCGGTGTAGATGGTGAGGGTGCCTGACGGGGTTCGGGTCCAGGTTTGGTTCGGGGCGTTGTTGCAGTCCCAGATCTGGAGTTGGGTTCCCGGGGTTGTGGTGGCGGCGTTGACGTCCAGGCACTTGCCGGCGCCTACTGCGCGGAGGGGGCCCGTCGGGGTGGAGACCGGGGCGTAGGCGGCTGCGGTGATGTTGGACTGGACTGCTTCCTCGGTGGCGTTGGACGGGTAGCCCGCCGTCAGCACGCCCTCGTAGAAGGTGCCGGCGCCGCCGATGCTGTTGTCGCCGCCGATGCCCAGGAGGATCGCGCCTTCCTTCTGCATCGGGTGGTAGCCGGCGGGGCGTGGGCCGTCGAAGATCGTCGACAAGGTGCCGGACTGGGCGTTGCCCGTCCTGATGGCCCAGTGGTTCGGTTCGCCCTTGACGATGGCCGTGATGAAACGGTGGTTGATCGTCGGGTTCTTGTTGTAGCGGGAGTTCACGCCGGAGAACAGGCCCCACTCCAGGTCTGCCATCACCCACGGGCCGGGGCCGTCGCCGTAGCCCCACCAGTTGTTGGCGCCGAAGTAGACGGTCTCCATGATGCCCTGCCGGTCGGCCTGGCCGTCCGTCTGGGCGTTGCCGTAGTCGAAGCAGCAGCCGCTGCTGTAGTGCGTGCCGTCGACTACGGCGTAGATGCCCTCCGGCTGGTCGCCGGTCGCGATGCCGTTGGTCCTGTTGTTGCGGTAGCCGGTTCCGGGTGCGATGTAGACGCCGTACGCCTTCTGACCGCCGATCATCGTCGGTGCCGCGGTCGCGTCCGCGAGGTTGTCGTAGCCGCCGGGCGCCGGGCCTTGGAAAGCGCCGGGAGGTGCCTGGGTCAGGTGGTTTCCCCTACCGGACTGGTCGTAGATGACGGTGATGACGCACGTGGTGCCGGCGCAGAAGGTGTCTTGGGTGGCGGCGTTGGCCACCCCGCCGGCACTCAACGGGCCGACGTCACGGGTGGTGTTGTCGGACGATCGCCGCACCTGGTACAGCGGGCCGTTGTACGTGCCGTACAGCGCACGGGTCGTGCTGTGCGCGGCGACGCACGGCGTGTTGCCGGCCGCGTAGATGTCGCATGGTCCCTGGGTCGCACCCTGTGCCGGCGCGAGCGGGACGGCGGCGAGCGCGGAGCCGGTGATGAGGGCTAAAGCCAGTCGGGTGGCGCGTCGGACTTTCACAACCCCTCCTCGAGAAGGACGCTGGTCAGAACTTCCACTGCTGGTTGGTCGCACCGGTGCAGGACCACAGGACGAGCTTGGTGCCGTTGGCGGTGCCGGCGCCGTAGGCGTCCAGGCAGAGGCCGGATTGGGCGCTGGTGATGGTGCCGTTCGAGTTGAGGTTCCACTGCTGGTTGGCGCCGCCTGTGCAGTCCCAGATGGCGGCTTGCGTGCCGTTCGTGGTTCCCCAGCCGTACGCGTCCAGGCACTTGTTGCCGTACACGACCAGCTGCTTGCTGGAGGTGTAGGTCCAGGACTGGTTGCTGCCGCCGTGGCAGTCCCACAGCTGGAGCTGGGTGCCGTTGGTCGTACTGGCCGCCGGGACATCCGCGCAGCGGCCTGACGGGACGCCTACCAGCTGCCGGGCGGCCGTGGGCGTGCCGATGGAGCCGGGTACGGACTGGAGGGCCTCGTACCACTTCGCGGCCATCTTGTCGTAGCCGCCGGCGGTGGGGTGGACGCCGTCGATCAGGTCGGCTGTGGTGAGTGCGGAGTGCATGTCGACCAGGCGCACGCGCTTGCCGGCGTTGGCCTTGCTCTGCACCATGCCGGGGATCGTGGCGTTGAAGTTGCGGGCGAGGGACTCCTGCGACGCGTTCGACAGCGGGATGATCGTCGCCACGAACACGTCGGCGTTCGGGACCGTTGCGGTGATCTTGTCCACCAACGCCGACAGGCGGGCCGGGGCGTTGGACACGTCGTAGTTCTGGAGCACGTCGTTGGTGCCGATGTGCAGGAGCACGGTCCGCGGGGTCGTGTTCCCCAGCCAGGAGACGATGTTCGCGTCGATCTGGTCGATGCGCCACCCCGGGTGGCCCTCGTGGTCGTGGTCGCCCAGGGAGTCCGGGCCGTTGAACTGCGAGCCGACGAGGTCCACGCGGTAGCCCCCGGACCCGAACCGCTGCCACAGCCCGATGCGGTACCCGCCCGGCACCTGCGTCCCCTCGGTGATCGAGTCGCCCAGGGGCATCACCCTGGTGCCGCCGTTGGATTCCGCGACCGCCGAGGGCGCGGTGGGCAGCAGTGCGGTGGCGAGCACCGCGGCGGCGCAGGCGATGAGCCGCCGTGACCTTGCCTGCATGACGAGCCTCCACTGAAATGTTTCGTGAGCGTTCACATTGGCGCGGTGGAGGGGTCGGCGTGTCAAGAGATTGATCCACTTGAGACGAACGGCGAGGTCGTCTCGATTCGCGTTACGGGCCAGTAGGTTTACCTGGTTGTCTTGATAGGGATACACAGTCTTGTGGGCCGATTGCCGTGGTGTTAGCGTTCACAGCACCAACCGCGCCACACAAGACCTGCGGGCGCGGGGTGGCTACCACGACGGCCCGCCCCGCGCCCGTTTCCACCACCGGTCACTCGGAACCGGCGTCCGGTTTGGCGTGGAGGATGGCTCGGGCTTGTTCGGCCGCCCGGACGATGCTCTCCGAGACGAAGTCCACGAACCGCGCGATGTTCTCCAAGCGGGCACCGGCCGGGGTGGTGGCACCGAGGACGCCGACGCCCCGGCGTGCCGCCTCCGCCATCGCGGTGGTGCCCCGGGCACTGGCCATCATGGACTGGTACCAGACGTCGTCGTCCACGACGTAACGCTCGCGGCGGCGCTCGTCGCGCTCGCGGCGGACCAGGCCCTGCCCCTCCAGGAACGCGATGGCCTTGGAGATCGACGCCGGGCTGACGTTCAGGCGCTGCACCAGTTCCGCCGCCGTGAGACTGCCTTCGTCGGTGGTGTAGAGGCACGTCATGACCCGCGCCATCATCTTCGGCGTGCCGGCCTGGATGAGGACCGTGGTGAACAGGTCTTCGTACTCGCGCACCGCCTCGGGGTCGCGCCCGTGGGCCGTGGGCACCACCCGCGGTCCGCGCGGTGTCGCCTGCCTGCGGCGGCGGGCACGGCGTTCGGTGGCGTGGTGGGCGAGGTCCGCGCGGTAGGCCGTGGGGCCGCCGTTGCGCATCACCTCGCGGGTGATCGTCGACGTGGGCCGGTCGAGGCTCCGGGCGATCTCGGCGTAGGCCAGCCCCTCGGCCAGGCCCAGCGCGATCTGCCGGCGCTCCTGCTGGGTGAGCCTGCCTCCGGGCATCCCGATCTCCTCCAAGGCTTGAAAGCCGGCGCAACGACCGGCGCACCATAGCGTTCATCGACATCTCATTGCAACGACAGCGCCGCCGTGTTGCGTTAGTCGACAGAGCCATTGCAATGATCTCGAGCTTCTGAGCTGCACATACAGCAAAACAGCGCAACAAGGTCGTTGCTCGATCCACGAACGCAACGTAGCTTTTGCGACGTCAGAAACACCGGCAACACCACACCGCAGGAGCTGGGAACAATGCAGAAGTTCGACACCACCGCCCCCATCACCGCCGTCCTGGACGTCCCCGCCGGCCACATCCGGTTCATCGCCGCCGACCGCGCCGACACCACCGTCGAGGTCCGGCCCGCCAACGCCGGCAAGAGCCGGGACGTCACGGCCGCCGAGCAGACCACCGTGGACTACCGCGACGGTGTCCTGCACATCACCACCACCGTCGACAACCAGCTCTTCGGACCCTCCGGCTACGTGGAGATCACCGTCGGCCTGCCCGCCGGGTCCCGCGTCGAGGCCAAGGCCGCCGCCGCCGACCTGCGCGGTGTCGGACGCCTGGGCGAGGTCGCCTTCGAAGGCTCCCAGGGCACCGTCAAGCTGGACGAAGCCGCGGGCGCCCGGATCACCGTCCAGGCCGGCGACGTGACGATCGGCCGCCTCACCGGCCCCGCCGAGGTCAGCACCGCCAAGGGCGACATCCGCGTCACCGAGGCCACCGCCGGCGACCTCGACCTCACCACCCAGGCCGGGAACATCACCGTCGACACCGCCCCCGGCGTCTCCGCCACCCTCGACGCCGGCACCAGCTACGGCCGCATCACCAACTCCCTCACCAACAGCGGCACCCCCGCGGTCACCATCCGCGCCACCACCGCCCACGGCGACATCACCGCCCGCAGCCTCTGACCACCCGAGGAGAACCGCACCATGAACCGCACCCGGCTCCAGCAGTCCATCCACGACATGGTCGACTCCGGCTTCACCGGCGTGACCCTGCGCGTCCACGACGAGCACGGCACCTGGGTCGGCACGGCCGGCGTCGGCGCGCTCGGCGAGAACTCCCCACCACCGCCGGACGGGCGGGTCCGGATCGGCAGCAACACCAAGACCTTCACCGCCGCCGTGGTGCTGGGACTGGTCGCCGAAGGCCGGCTCGGCCTGGACGACCCGGCCGCCGACCACCTGCCCGGGTTCGACCTCGACCGCCGGATCACGGTCCGGATGTTGTTGCAGCACACCAGTGGTGTCTTCAACTTCACCGGCGAGTACTTCGAGGACGGCACCGTCGTCCCGGGAATCCCGTGGCAGGGCAAGGAGTGGGTGGAGAGCCGCTTCGACACCCACACGCCCGAGGAGCTGGTCCGGTTCGCCCTGGCCAAGCCGGCGCGGTTCGAGCCCGGCGCGGACTGGAGCTATTCCAACACCAACTACGTCCTGGCCAGGCTGGTCGTCGAGCACGTCACCGGCCGCACGCTCGCCGAGGAGCTGCACCGCCTGGTCCTCGGCCCGCTCGGGCTGCACGACACCGTCGCGCCCGGCACCTCGCCCGAGATCGCCGAGCCGCACGCCCACGCCTACTACCGCTACGAGGACGACGGTGTGGCGAAGACCGTCGACGTCACCCGCCAGAACCCGTCCTGGATCTCCACCGGCGGCGACATGATCTCCACGACCGCCGACCTGCACACGTTCATCTCGGGACTACTGGGCGGCAAGCTCCTGCC
This DNA window, taken from Saccharothrix variisporea, encodes the following:
- a CDS encoding GbsR/MarR family transcriptional regulator produces the protein MPGGRLTQQERRQIALGLAEGLAYAEIARSLDRPTSTITREVMRNGGPTAYRADLAHHATERRARRRRQATPRGPRVVPTAHGRDPEAVREYEDLFTTVLIQAGTPKMMARVMTCLYTTDEGSLTAAELVQRLNVSPASISKAIAFLEGQGLVRRERDERRRERYVVDDDVWYQSMMASARGTTAMAEAARRGVGVLGATTPAGARLENIARFVDFVSESIVRAAEQARAILHAKPDAGSE
- a CDS encoding DUF4097 family beta strand repeat-containing protein; the encoded protein is MQKFDTTAPITAVLDVPAGHIRFIAADRADTTVEVRPANAGKSRDVTAAEQTTVDYRDGVLHITTTVDNQLFGPSGYVEITVGLPAGSRVEAKAAAADLRGVGRLGEVAFEGSQGTVKLDEAAGARITVQAGDVTIGRLTGPAEVSTAKGDIRVTEATAGDLDLTTQAGNITVDTAPGVSATLDAGTSYGRITNSLTNSGTPAVTIRATTAHGDITARSL
- a CDS encoding RICIN domain-containing protein produces the protein MQARSRRLIACAAAVLATALLPTAPSAVAESNGGTRVMPLGDSITEGTQVPGGYRIGLWQRFGSGGYRVDLVGSQFNGPDSLGDHDHEGHPGWRIDQIDANIVSWLGNTTPRTVLLHIGTNDVLQNYDVSNAPARLSALVDKITATVPNADVFVATIIPLSNASQESLARNFNATIPGMVQSKANAGKRVRLVDMHSALTTADLIDGVHPTAGGYDKMAAKWYEALQSVPGSIGTPTAARQLVGVPSGRCADVPAASTTNGTQLQLWDCHGGSNQSWTYTSSKQLVVYGNKCLDAYGWGTTNGTQAAIWDCTGGANQQWNLNSNGTITSAQSGLCLDAYGAGTANGTKLVLWSCTGATNQQWKF
- a CDS encoding arabinofuranosidase catalytic domain-containing protein, yielding MKVRRATRLALALITGSALAAVPLAPAQGATQGPCDIYAAGNTPCVAAHSTTRALYGTYNGPLYQVRRSSDNTTRDVGPLSAGGVANAATQDTFCAGTTCVITVIYDQSGRGNHLTQAPPGAFQGPAPGGYDNLADATAAPTMIGGQKAYGVYIAPGTGYRNNRTNGIATGDQPEGIYAVVDGTHYSSGCCFDYGNAQTDGQADRQGIMETVYFGANNWWGYGDGPGPWVMADLEWGLFSGVNSRYNKNPTINHRFITAIVKGEPNHWAIRTGNAQSGTLSTIFDGPRPAGYHPMQKEGAILLGIGGDNSIGGAGTFYEGVLTAGYPSNATEEAVQSNITAAAYAPVSTPTGPLRAVGAGKCLDVNAATTTPGTQLQIWDCNNAPNQTWTRTPSGTLTIYTGSNQRCADASGQGTTNGTPVVIWNCNGQSNQQWRFNPDGTITSPQSGLCLDVSGAGTTNGTKVQLWTCTGAPNQRWTSG
- a CDS encoding serine hydrolase domain-containing protein, with product MNRTRLQQSIHDMVDSGFTGVTLRVHDEHGTWVGTAGVGALGENSPPPPDGRVRIGSNTKTFTAAVVLGLVAEGRLGLDDPAADHLPGFDLDRRITVRMLLQHTSGVFNFTGEYFEDGTVVPGIPWQGKEWVESRFDTHTPEELVRFALAKPARFEPGADWSYSNTNYVLARLVVEHVTGRTLAEELHRLVLGPLGLHDTVAPGTSPEIAEPHAHAYYRYEDDGVAKTVDVTRQNPSWISTGGDMISTTADLHTFISGLLGGKLLPALLLAEMCTPHPKAGYGLGVFVQETEAGTVISHNGGIAGHGALMYSTADGSKTLTASLNYVDDVSMSLAGAFQEATAKLVKEFFTR